Part of the Chanodichthys erythropterus isolate Z2021 chromosome 13, ASM2448905v1, whole genome shotgun sequence genome is shown below.
GTTGTGCTGCTTTGTTTACAAGATTTTAACATCGCgttgttttgtgttcatttaagATGCAGCGACAGTTTGTTATTGTTTATAAGctgatataaaatgtatcatggtttccacaaaaatatcatgCAGCAtagttgtttttaacattgataaaagtaagaaatgtttcttaagcaccaaattAGCTTATTGGAATAATTATAGTTTAGGTAATATTATAGAGGAAAATGAACTATTTATAAAGCGCATAATTACCTAATTTATGCTGAAATGAATCTGTATTTTACTAATTGGATAGCCTAATGAAACTCATTTCGTGTAAAAAGACTTACAGTTAGTGAAAGTATGCTTTATGCCTTGTTACAACTATAAATGAGGGGCGAAATGGTCAGTTGCTACATAAGGCGCAACAGAAATCTGCAAACAATAGTTTAACGTTTTTGAATAGTCATTTGTGAGGGGATCATTTGATGTAACAGTAAATTTCATCATGTAAATCAATAAGTTACTTATTCAAAATGGAACTGTTTTTCCACAGGTCATAAATGTGACTACTGACATGTTTGTGTGTCCTTTTTATGAGACAATCATATTACACACTTTGTATGATGACATTTTAAATGCCTTTTATGGAGCTTTAACACAGACATTATCTTTTAAACTGGAAGTAAACAGCAGGTCATGTGAATTTTTACAATAGCCATGTAAAAATGAAATTGAAGACAgtctttcatttatttacagTTGAGAACTctgtataaaatatatcagAAACTGTTTTAGACCCTTACAATCTCAAAATATACTTTCATTATAAATGTAACCAATAGGATAAAAAAGATTAATTTGCATTCAACAGTTGATGggcagcttattttatttttattagaagCAGTGAAATGTTTCTCCTTATTTGAAGTAGctttcaaaatgtaattcaaGTGACTTAatatcaatttttattttatgttatataatgtattcttgtattaatttattcagaTGCTAACAACAAGTGCGGTCTGACATTTCAGATACATCATTCTGTCACAGTGTTCCAATTAGGTTGGACTGCGCTCATGGCAATAGGCAAACAGTCGTCTGTATTGTCTCACCATAATAAACCTGTTAAGGAGGGTTGTGAATCCACACGCTATTGTCACGTTGCCATTCTCGTTTCCTCATACTGTATAGGCTGAGGTATACAATGGTGTGATTGTCTGTGTGatctttctgtttgtttgtgatCTCCATGGTGCTAGTTTTGCTCATCATAGGTGAAGTGTGCCCAAACATGAACTCCTCTAGTTTTTGTATGAAAAGTTGTTGCCATTAATGTGATCATTCATCCTGCTGCTATTACCCTCTCTGagttgtcttaaagggttagttcacccaaaaatgaaaattctgtcatttattacttaccctcatgccgttccacacccgtaaaacctttgttaatcttcggaacacaaattgagatgtTTTAGgatgctttcacacttggttcgattgcctggaccgaacccgATTTCGATTGCTCCCTGCgcccactggactgtgttcacattatattatttgggtccgacccgcggttcgtttgcgtcatcaaaccagcagctgtttactacGTTGCTCTcttcacttttatatttttgtttttgaaccgttggtttATTTCATAACGGCTCTTGCGTCTATCTGCCGCGAATGTAGAATGCTGAAGGCGAGCAGAAATTAGAAAAGCTGCACTACAGCGCTCTGTTTGCAGCACGTCAGTCGCGCTCGTcgggaaagtgagtgaaacacacaaacacacatttttatcaaattatacggcattaatagcggttcacttcctcaatttggtacgtttgcattcatatcagaagcgaaccgtaccccagaccaccctttttaagtggtacggttcgcgggtgcgcaccccagttcagaagaccgtgttgacatcatccaaacgtaccgaactctgacgtcaatcgaacccgggtgcgAACTTCAGGatgattcggagcacaaatgaatcagtgtatcgaatcatgattcagatcgcgtgtcaaccTGCCAGTGGCTGAAGTCACGTGACTTatgcgctccgaacagcagattcgatacactgattcataatgctccgatgcttcccgaagcagtgttttgaaatcggccatcactaaataagtcgttattttgttttgtttttttggcgctccaaaaatattctcgtcgctttataacattaatattgagccactgtactcacatgaaccgatttaaatatgtttttagtacctttatggatcttgagagaggaaatgtaatAGCTCATATATGCAGACCtaactgagccatcggatttcaacaaaaatatcttaatttgtgttccgaagacaacaaaggtcttacgggtgtggaacggcatgagagtgagtaataaatgacagaattttaatttttgggtgaactaaccctttaatggttaTTTTTGCAGGATGTGAAATTAAATTTGGCTTCCATATCTGAGGCCAGTCACCTCGTGACTTCTCCCCTCATTGTGCCACTGCCCAGAGACCTCTGATTTGCATCGggtttcctcttcctctctgctCTACCATGGTACCTGGTTTTGTAAGTTCCTGCTGATGTTATCTTGAGTTGATTTGGTGGAGCAGCTGAAACCAGTGAGACCGAATATTTTATGCAGAGTTTACTCTTGCATGCCACAACTAGGAGATTCACTGTTCCAGTGTTTCTCACTTAAAGTCTCAAACCTGTAATAAGCACTCATTAACCTTCTCTATAGACAGTGGAGTATCATGTGAAGGTCCTCTAATGTGAGACCCTCAGGCTAGATGTGCAGCTTTTGAGTGTGATGGTCTGATAAGCAGCTCTTCTGTGCAGTGGGGCagaatgcaaaaatgcttgatcTTGCTGAACTACAAGGTGTTATTATAGAGCGCTTAGCTGCACTTTGAAAAACAAGAGGTCCCACAGGAACCTTACATGCTCCCTGTAGAGTTTGATGGTGTTTTGAAGGAATCCTTGGCAGTACATGCTTTTACCACACTCTTGATAATGGggtataaaggtaaaaaaaaaaaaaaaatatatatatatatatatatatatatatatatatatatatatatatatatatatatatatatatataatataaattgtttttaaatatgcaCTATTTCACTACTTCAAAAGtctggggttggtaagatttgttTTAATGCTATTGGAagaagtatcttatgctcaccaaggctgtatttaacagatatacagttaaaacagcaaatttttgaaacattataatttaataatatccatttttatatattacaaaatgtaattagaaaagctgaattttcagcattattactccattcttcagtgtcacattatccttcagaaatcattctaatttgctgatttgttgttcaaaaaaaaaaacatttcctgttattatcaatgttgaaaacagtttaattattgtggaaaccatgatacatgattttttttttttttttttttttttaggattccagaagaacatttatttgaaatagaaatctttataaatgtctttgtcacttttgattttgatttaatgcatccttgctgaataaatgtatacatttcttgCAAAAATCTGCAGtcttactgacaccaaactttttaTGTGTAAAGTTAACTGGAAGTTTTTGAATCCTCTTGAGACTGGTTATTTTGGGACGTGTTCATTTGCCTCCAAGCAGTAATGCAAATGTAAGGGTATCTCTGACAACTTAATTTAAACCATTTGGACATATCCACTTTGTAAAATCTTTCATGGTGTTTGTCATGAAAAAGCAATAAGGCAGCTGAGTTCCTTTTATGtcttattttaattaatgtctttattttgtttctgaACAGCTAAGAGTAAATTGTGATCTTTATACTGCAACTAAAATCGAACAGTCTCTTATTACAGTGCtttaaatgagaaaataaaTCCGTTGTTGGATACGTAATCCCATATTTAAGTGGAACATCCTCGGCACAGCACGGAAAAGTACATCTGGGGACAGGAAGTTAGAAATATTCTGGAACACAAGGGCGCTGAAGACGAGTGCCTTGAGACTTAAGAGTTTTCTGTTTTGCTTCTGTTTTGAGGccttctatttttattattgaggTCACAGCGTCTAAAATTTGAATAGTTAGATTAAAAGTTGATGTTAATGTCTCGTCTAATTCGGAGACTGAAATTAAACTAGGGATGGCTGTTTGTCTCTCCATATTAATGCAGTGTGTCATTCACAGTTATTGGAGAATGCATTGGCAAGCAGCTGCAGTGTACCAGACAATCAATCATCCGCATTCCTGAGAGTTTAGTCCCGTCTGAGAGAATCATTTGTTTTGAGTAATTGCTCAGGGTTCAGCTTGAGCGTGTGTGTATATGTTTGTGACAACTTAATCCGAGAAACCTAATTCCCCCTAGTCAGCTTATGCAAAATTTAAAGCTTCCTTTTCAATTTACTGTAGGTATGATAAGAGCTAAGACTATTGATTGTCTTCCTTAACCAGCTCTAATGCACAGGGGACATGATGGCAGCCCTTCATATTGCTCTTAGGAACCCTCCAATCAACAGCAAGAACCCAGCAATAAAGGTACAGACCGTTTTAACAAAACTTTTTTCAGAATGAAGTATATAGAGCACAGATTGCACGACTGCTTGAAATACGCCATCTTTTCTGTCTTTCATTCTCTCAGGAAAGAGCTCAGACTGTGGTATTGAGGGTGCTGACATCATTTAGGAGCAGCGATATAGAGCCTGCTGTTAAATCTCTCGACAAGAATGGAGTCGATCTTCTCATGAAGTATATCTACAAAGGCTTTGAGAGGCCTGTAGAAAATAGCAGTGCCATATTGCTGCAGTGGCATGAAAAGGTAAACCCAAGCTGTCAAAGTGAGGTGTAAAGGGGcattctgtatttttatttcacttttgttCACTCGAGTTGTCACATTTCAGTCAGTAGTTCACAATGTAAGCACAAAAGCCATCAGATATGTAATACACATTTTTAGAGGGCTATATATAACATGAAgagaacattattttaatgtttttttttgtttgtttttatgtctTTTATAACAGGCATTTGCCATTGGAGGACTAGGCTCTATTGTTCGAGTTATGACAGCCAGGAAGACTGTATGACTACCTGAGCAGACCTGGAAACAATGTCGCTAAGAGACGCAGAGGACGTGAGGCAGGTTTGCCTATTACTTAAAGGAAAGAACAAGAGGCCATCATTTTGAATGTTACTGCCTTGAAAAAAACTGAACTGTAAACGGTAGAGAAACACCAAAGCACTTGTTTCAAACTGAAAAAATATGCTTGTGTAAAAGTGAAGTAACATTCATGTCAATATATCATAAATTATTCTATGATATACTGGCATCAAAAAGATTTCAGTCCGACATGGGTTTTTGAGGGGAAGACAAAACAATCCCGGTGTACATGCTATGAGTAACATGGTGAATACAGATCAAGTGACTGTGAGCAGCAAAAGTGAGTCAGTCCATATGAGGTTGTTATTTGATTAGTTAGATTTaatcaatgttttattttcttattttatttcacatcTTTGGTCCCATActcctttttgtttttgtgaagaGATTTAATAATGGAACCAGTGATATACACCAAAGGGGTAGAGTGGGGATCATTGTAAAGTGCCTGCTACAATAAAGTAAATGGATCTCCTTTATGTTGTCATCtgtgttgattttattttaatacattatttatgcagaGTATGAATCATGTATCA
Proteins encoded:
- the arpc5lb gene encoding actin related protein 2/3 complex, subunit 5-like, b, whose product is MAKNTLSSRFRKVDIDEFDENKFVDDHDEAADQQGPDAVEVDNLIRQGDMMAALHIALRNPPINSKNPAIKERAQTVVLRVLTSFRSSDIEPAVKSLDKNGVDLLMKYIYKGFERPVENSSAILLQWHEKAFAIGGLGSIVRVMTARKTV